The following are encoded in a window of Rhizobium sp. 11515TR genomic DNA:
- a CDS encoding ParB/RepB/Spo0J family partition protein → MNDDLSKRRLGRGLAALIGEMDQPTPVDAGRPAVNPDRLVPIEFISRNPRNPRRYFDETELHDLASSIRQHGIVQPVVVRTVSSDRYEIIAGERRWRAAQLAGLIEIPVIVRDVDDKTALEIAIVENVQRADLNPLEEALGYEQLIAEHGYTQNDLGEIIGKSRSHVANSLRLLKLPDPVRDMLAAGSLSAGHARALVSTSDPTALARTVVSKGMSVRDAERLAQNDIKAQNDPRPAGVRRDEKDSDTLALERTLSDTLGLDVSINHRGNGGQVKISYKTLEQLEEICRLLERR, encoded by the coding sequence ATGAATGATGATCTTTCGAAGCGGCGTCTCGGGCGCGGACTGGCAGCTCTCATCGGGGAGATGGATCAGCCGACGCCCGTGGATGCCGGCAGACCGGCCGTCAATCCCGATCGCCTTGTGCCGATCGAATTCATCAGCCGCAATCCACGCAATCCTCGTCGCTATTTCGACGAGACCGAGCTGCATGATCTCGCCAGCTCAATTCGCCAGCATGGCATCGTGCAGCCGGTCGTGGTCCGCACCGTTTCTTCCGATCGCTATGAGATCATTGCCGGTGAACGGCGCTGGCGAGCGGCGCAGCTTGCCGGTCTGATCGAAATTCCAGTGATCGTTCGCGATGTCGATGACAAGACCGCGCTTGAGATCGCCATTGTCGAGAATGTGCAGCGCGCGGACCTCAATCCATTGGAAGAGGCGCTGGGTTACGAGCAGTTGATCGCCGAGCATGGTTATACGCAAAACGATCTTGGCGAAATCATCGGCAAGAGCCGCAGCCATGTCGCCAACTCTCTGCGTCTGCTGAAGCTTCCTGACCCGGTGCGTGATATGCTTGCCGCAGGCTCGCTTTCCGCCGGTCATGCCCGCGCTCTCGTTTCGACCTCCGATCCAACGGCACTGGCACGAACTGTTGTCTCCAAGGGCATGTCGGTTCGCGATGCTGAACGTCTCGCGCAGAATGACATCAAGGCACAGAACGACCCCCGCCCCGCTGGCGTGCGCAGGGATGAGAAGGATTCCGATACGCTTGCTCTCGAGCGTACGCTGTCTGACACGCTAGGGCTCGATGTTTCCATCAATCATCGCGGCAATGGCGGCCAGGTGAAGATCAGCTACAAGACGTTGGAGCAGCTGGAGGAAATCTGCCGGCTTCTGGAGCGCCGCTAA
- a CDS encoding ParA family protein: protein MIGERNRIITIANQKGGVGKTTTAINLATALAAIGERVLIVDLDPQGNASTGLGIERRDRKLSSYDLLVGSHGIMDTVQETAVPNLFIVPSTMDLLGVEMEIAQQPDRVFKLRRALNAPDALAFSYILVDCPPSFNLLTMNAMAAAHSVLVPLQCEFFALEGLSQLLETVDQVRRTVNPSLDIQGIVLTMFDSRNNLAQQVVTDVRTHLGEKVYHTLIPRNVRVSEAPSYGKPAILYDLKCAGSQAYLQLASEVIQRERQRKAAA, encoded by the coding sequence ATGATCGGCGAGCGAAACCGGATTATTACCATCGCAAATCAAAAGGGCGGTGTCGGCAAGACCACAACCGCAATCAACCTAGCGACGGCTCTTGCCGCTATTGGTGAGCGCGTCCTGATTGTCGATCTCGATCCCCAGGGAAATGCCAGCACGGGGTTAGGCATCGAGCGACGTGACCGCAAGCTGTCTTCCTACGATCTATTGGTGGGTAGCCACGGGATCATGGATACGGTTCAGGAAACGGCCGTTCCGAATCTCTTCATTGTGCCATCGACGATGGATCTGCTGGGCGTCGAGATGGAGATTGCGCAGCAACCGGACCGCGTTTTCAAGCTGCGGCGCGCGCTGAACGCCCCGGACGCTCTCGCTTTTTCTTACATTCTGGTGGATTGTCCACCTTCCTTTAACCTGCTGACGATGAATGCCATGGCTGCTGCCCATTCCGTTTTAGTGCCGTTACAGTGCGAATTTTTCGCCCTGGAAGGCCTCAGCCAGCTGCTGGAGACGGTCGATCAGGTGCGGCGTACGGTCAATCCATCCCTCGATATCCAGGGTATCGTCTTGACCATGTTCGATTCCCGCAACAATCTGGCGCAGCAGGTTGTCACCGATGTACGGACTCATCTTGGCGAAAAGGTCTACCATACGTTGATTCCACGCAACGTCCGCGTGTCCGAAGCGCCGTCCTACGGCAAGCCCGCCATTCTTTACGACCTGAAGTGTGCAGGCAGCCAGGCCTATCTGCAGCTCGCTTCGGAAGTGATCCAAAGAGAGCGGCAGCGAAAAGCTGCCGCCTGA
- the rsmG gene encoding 16S rRNA (guanine(527)-N(7))-methyltransferase RsmG, which yields MELNGVRVSRETQERLQHFAQLFQKWAKTINLVAPSTIDDLWRRHIADSAQIFQLHPVADHWVDLGSGGGFPGVITAILLAEKGAGHVDLVESNQKKAAFLRVCLRECEARGAVHAIRIEDAPAAIQTCDVISARALAELDMLLDYSAPWLERNENLRLFLHKGRDYERELQKARGRWEFDLVKHQSVVERDSVILELSRLRRLI from the coding sequence ATGGAATTGAACGGTGTGCGTGTTTCACGTGAAACACAGGAACGGCTGCAGCATTTTGCGCAGCTTTTTCAGAAATGGGCGAAGACCATCAATCTTGTTGCGCCATCCACGATCGACGATCTCTGGCGTCGCCATATTGCGGACAGCGCGCAGATTTTCCAGTTGCATCCGGTAGCGGACCATTGGGTCGATTTGGGGAGCGGCGGTGGATTTCCAGGTGTGATAACGGCAATCCTGTTGGCGGAAAAGGGTGCGGGGCACGTCGATCTGGTCGAAAGCAATCAGAAGAAGGCTGCGTTTTTGCGTGTCTGTCTCCGGGAATGCGAGGCCCGGGGGGCTGTTCATGCCATTCGTATCGAAGACGCACCCGCTGCGATCCAGACCTGTGACGTTATTTCGGCACGGGCGCTTGCTGAGCTTGATATGTTGCTGGATTACTCGGCTCCCTGGCTCGAGCGCAATGAGAATCTGCGCCTCTTTCTGCATAAAGGCCGGGATTACGAACGTGAGCTGCAGAAAGCCCGTGGTCGTTGGGAATTCGATCTGGTAAAACATCAGAGTGTCGTTGAGCGAGATTCCGTCATTCTGGAGCTCAGTCGTCTTCGACGCCTGATTTAA